In one Cloacibacillus porcorum genomic region, the following are encoded:
- the dnaE gene encoding DNA polymerase III subunit alpha, which yields MDKPFVHLHVHSEYSLLDGANKCSDLAATTRSMGMDSVALTDHGVMFGCVEFYNKCNDAGVKPILGCEVYVDPNGHTCREGKNQNHLILLAENEEGYYNLTKLVSIANTDGFYYKPRIDHELLARYSKGLICASACLGGEIPQFIIQNNIDAAYERAQLYLDIMGKGNFFLEIQSNIIPEQAIVNKTLVEMSKKLDIPLIATNDAHYLKREDAEWHDILLCVQTGSIVTDEKRYRFTGSDYYFRSPEEMWQIFGGELPDSLINTQRIADRCEVKLKTGHYYLPEFPLPPGETLSTHLRKLAAEGLRRRLKTEEPPQEYLDRLEYELGIIEQMDFPGYFCIVSDIIVAAKARDIPIGPGRGSAAGSLVAYSLGITDLDPIRYNLLFERFLNPERISMPDIDTDVSDKGREELIAYIVEKYGTDHVSQIITFGRMKSRGAIKDVGRALNIPIVEVNAIAKLIPAMPTPEIKDIKGALEHVPDLKAAYDGKPEIKKLVDTAMHIEGLARHCSQHAAGVVITPKPTSDMVPVRKFGENQVATQYSMEPVEKLGLVKMDFLGLRTLSVLDGAVKNIEANGKGKIDLNEIPIDDAKTYDMLQRGDTLGVFQLESSGMTALVRRLRPDCFEDMIALVALYRPGPLESGMVDTYVKCKHGEDTVHYLHPKLEPYMKDTYGVILYQEQVMQSAQALAGYTLGEADLLRRAMGKKKKEVMEKERVKFVDGAVKNGVDASNAGNIFDIIEKFAGYGFNKSHSAAYGLIAYWTAWLKANYGPEYLASYLSSLIGSKMEVLGQYIRSVRDAGYPVLPPDINESREDFTVVGEVIRLGLSAIAKVGDAAVANIIESRKKAGNFTSFWDFLTKIDTRQVNKGVIENLIKSGAFDSLEPNRARLLAAVPQFVDQASRQAQNTNQASLFGEEDEEYLMPEMPEVEDFSERQKLDLEKESMGLYISGHPFDHYEEQVSPYITCPISELGRWQSHQPAVTAGLLSSVAEKFSKTSGNPYGTAVFEDNNGTVDVLIFGSRWPQFKPILQVGSLYFLKGKPREDRGISIMADDIFTEDEYKDKLERRAIVTVECDGLSDKFYEGMFRVLTKHPGKSEIILKLVGSEETTVSLIKRIKINVTKELKEELTEYSNGLVSCI from the coding sequence ATGGATAAGCCTTTCGTACACCTTCACGTACATAGTGAATATAGTCTGCTCGACGGGGCCAATAAGTGTTCCGACCTCGCGGCGACGACGCGCAGCATGGGGATGGATTCCGTCGCGCTGACGGACCACGGTGTGATGTTCGGCTGCGTGGAATTTTATAATAAGTGCAACGATGCAGGTGTGAAGCCGATACTTGGCTGTGAGGTCTACGTGGACCCCAACGGTCATACCTGCCGCGAGGGAAAGAACCAGAACCACCTGATACTGCTCGCCGAGAATGAAGAGGGTTATTATAACCTCACCAAACTTGTTTCGATCGCCAACACCGACGGCTTTTACTATAAGCCGCGAATCGACCATGAACTGCTAGCGCGGTACAGCAAGGGGCTGATCTGCGCCTCTGCCTGTCTCGGCGGCGAGATACCGCAGTTTATCATACAGAACAATATCGATGCCGCCTACGAGCGCGCTCAGCTTTATCTGGACATTATGGGCAAGGGCAATTTCTTTCTGGAGATACAGTCGAACATCATCCCCGAGCAGGCCATTGTAAACAAGACGCTCGTCGAGATGTCCAAAAAGCTCGATATACCGCTCATCGCCACGAACGACGCGCACTATCTGAAACGCGAGGACGCCGAGTGGCACGACATCCTGCTCTGCGTGCAGACTGGCAGCATCGTCACCGATGAGAAGCGTTACCGCTTTACGGGCAGCGACTATTATTTCCGTTCGCCGGAGGAGATGTGGCAGATATTCGGCGGCGAACTGCCCGATTCGCTGATCAATACGCAGCGGATAGCCGATCGCTGCGAGGTCAAGCTCAAGACCGGCCATTACTACCTGCCGGAGTTTCCGCTGCCGCCAGGAGAGACGCTCTCGACGCACCTGCGCAAGCTGGCCGCCGAGGGGCTTCGCCGCAGGCTGAAGACGGAGGAGCCGCCTCAGGAGTATCTGGACCGTCTTGAATACGAGCTTGGCATCATAGAACAGATGGATTTCCCCGGTTATTTCTGCATCGTCTCCGACATCATTGTGGCGGCCAAGGCCCGCGACATCCCGATCGGCCCCGGCCGCGGATCGGCGGCGGGATCGCTCGTCGCCTATTCACTGGGGATAACCGACCTCGACCCGATAAGGTACAATCTGCTCTTTGAGCGTTTTCTCAACCCGGAACGCATAAGCATGCCCGATATCGATACCGACGTCTCCGACAAGGGACGTGAAGAGCTGATCGCCTATATTGTCGAAAAGTACGGCACGGACCACGTCTCGCAGATCATAACCTTCGGACGGATGAAGAGCCGCGGCGCGATTAAAGACGTCGGCCGCGCGCTGAATATCCCAATCGTCGAGGTGAACGCGATAGCGAAGCTGATCCCCGCGATGCCGACGCCGGAGATAAAGGATATCAAGGGAGCGCTTGAACATGTGCCCGACCTCAAGGCGGCCTACGACGGCAAGCCGGAGATAAAGAAGCTCGTCGATACGGCGATGCACATAGAGGGGCTTGCGCGCCACTGTTCGCAGCACGCCGCCGGCGTGGTCATCACGCCGAAGCCGACGAGCGACATGGTGCCGGTGCGTAAATTCGGCGAAAACCAGGTTGCGACGCAGTATTCGATGGAGCCGGTCGAGAAGCTGGGGCTGGTAAAGATGGACTTCCTCGGCCTCCGCACCCTCTCGGTGCTTGACGGTGCGGTGAAGAATATCGAAGCAAACGGTAAGGGTAAGATTGATCTCAACGAAATACCGATAGACGATGCCAAGACCTACGACATGCTGCAGCGGGGGGATACGCTCGGGGTATTCCAGCTTGAATCCTCCGGCATGACGGCGCTGGTGCGCCGTCTGCGGCCTGACTGCTTCGAGGATATGATCGCGCTCGTCGCGCTCTACCGCCCCGGTCCGCTGGAGAGCGGCATGGTCGACACCTACGTCAAATGCAAACACGGCGAAGATACGGTGCACTATCTGCATCCGAAGCTCGAACCCTACATGAAGGACACCTACGGAGTCATCCTCTACCAGGAGCAGGTCATGCAGAGCGCGCAGGCGCTCGCGGGCTATACGCTCGGAGAGGCGGACCTGCTGCGCCGCGCGATGGGTAAGAAGAAAAAAGAGGTCATGGAGAAGGAGCGCGTAAAGTTTGTCGACGGAGCCGTGAAGAACGGCGTCGACGCCTCCAACGCGGGCAACATCTTTGACATCATCGAAAAGTTCGCCGGCTACGGCTTCAATAAATCGCACAGCGCCGCCTACGGGCTCATCGCCTACTGGACAGCCTGGCTCAAGGCGAACTACGGGCCTGAATATCTCGCCTCCTATCTTTCGAGCCTTATCGGATCGAAGATGGAGGTTCTCGGCCAGTACATCCGCAGCGTAAGGGACGCCGGATATCCGGTCCTTCCCCCGGACATAAACGAATCGCGCGAGGACTTCACCGTCGTCGGAGAGGTCATCAGGCTGGGGCTTTCGGCGATCGCGAAGGTTGGCGACGCGGCCGTTGCGAACATCATTGAGAGCCGCAAAAAGGCGGGTAATTTTACCTCCTTCTGGGACTTCCTCACAAAGATAGACACGCGGCAGGTCAACAAGGGCGTTATCGAAAATCTCATCAAGTCGGGGGCCTTCGACAGTCTCGAACCAAACCGCGCGCGGCTTCTGGCCGCGGTGCCGCAGTTTGTCGACCAGGCTTCACGTCAGGCGCAGAACACGAACCAGGCCTCGCTCTTTGGAGAAGAGGACGAGGAATACCTCATGCCGGAGATGCCGGAGGTCGAGGATTTCAGCGAACGCCAGAAGCTTGACCTTGAGAAGGAGAGTATGGGGCTCTATATTTCAGGTCACCCCTTTGACCATTACGAGGAGCAGGTCTCGCCCTATATCACCTGTCCGATAAGCGAACTGGGCCGCTGGCAGTCCCACCAGCCTGCGGTGACCGCGGGGCTTCTCTCGAGCGTCGCGGAAAAGTTCAGCAAGACTTCGGGCAATCCGTACGGCACCGCCGTCTTTGAAGATAACAACGGCACCGTCGACGTGCTGATTTTCGGCAGCCGCTGGCCGCAGTTCAAACCGATATTACAGGTGGGCTCGCTCTACTTCCTGAAGGGCAAGCCGCGCGAGGACCGCGGAATATCCATAATGGCCGATGACATCTTCACGGAGGACGAGTATAAGGACAAGCTGGAGCGCCGCGCGATCGTGACGGTCGAGTGCGACGGACTCTCCGATAAATTTTACGAGGGGATGTTCCGGGTACTGACGAAGCACCCCGGAAAGAGCGAGATCATCCTCAAACTGGTTGGCTCCGAAGAGACTACCGTCTCGCTTATAAAGCGGATAAAGATAAACGTGACTAAGGAGTTAAAAGAAGAGCTGACCGAGTATTCAAACGGATTGGTAAGCTGCATTTGA
- the mtrB gene encoding trp RNA-binding attenuation protein MtrB — translation MAENGQTVGEYIAVKALENGVTVTGVTRGAENRFLHTEKLEEGEVWIAQFTEHISAMKIRGHAKVITAHGEIESGKN, via the coding sequence ATGGCTGAGAACGGACAGACGGTAGGGGAATATATCGCTGTGAAGGCGCTGGAAAACGGGGTCACCGTCACCGGCGTTACCCGCGGCGCGGAAAATAGATTTCTTCACACTGAAAAGCTGGAAGAGGGCGAGGTTTGGATCGCCCAGTTCACGGAACATATCTCGGCGATGAAGATACGCGGCCACGCAAAGGTGATAACGGCGCACGGAGAGATAGAGAGCGGAAAGAACTAA
- the pyk gene encoding pyruvate kinase produces MDKMERKVKIVCTIGPACWEYDTLFKVAEAGMNVARLNFSHGDYDSHERTLNNVRAVEQERQTPIAVLLDTKGPEIRTGELPGHGKVTLKADDLFTLFFDKREGDEHGVYVDYPPLANEVKRGQSIFIDDGAINLEVEETTPEGVVCRVIVGGELGERKGINVPGADLSVPTLTEKDVADLRWGAAHDVDYVAVSFVRNKEDIIEVRRILEGAGANAKIIAKMETRQSVENIDEILSVVDGMMVARGDLGVEMNTEDVPMVQKEIIEKCRVQGKPVIVATQMLDSMIRNPRPTRAEASDVANAVIDGADAVMLSGETAGGRYPVEAVETMQRIIIRTEKDTELWRRKPRTIPQVCETADAVSHAARDIAKEVSAAAIVSLTSSGGTARMVSKYRPPCPIIAMTPSLSTWRQLSLIWGVTPCICPITTELEKSVENAISLIKRESLVESGDNIVITSGVPLGEPGSTNMLNVLRIGNVIGKGMSLVRKRLTAPVCRAETPEEAIAKISEDKILVIKKSTKEYIPALEAAGAIITEENGLTSHAGVISLNRGVPCITGVSGIMDQVEDGMIITVDGIPGLVYMGRAY; encoded by the coding sequence ATGGATAAGATGGAACGCAAGGTAAAAATAGTATGCACGATCGGCCCCGCCTGTTGGGAATACGATACCCTTTTCAAGGTGGCGGAGGCCGGAATGAATGTCGCGCGCCTCAACTTCAGCCACGGCGATTATGACTCGCACGAGCGGACTCTGAACAACGTCCGTGCCGTGGAGCAGGAGCGTCAGACGCCGATCGCCGTGCTGCTCGACACCAAAGGCCCCGAGATACGCACGGGGGAGCTGCCCGGACACGGCAAGGTGACGCTGAAGGCCGACGATCTCTTTACCCTATTCTTTGACAAGCGGGAGGGGGACGAGCACGGCGTATATGTCGACTACCCGCCGCTTGCCAATGAGGTGAAGAGGGGACAGTCTATCTTCATCGACGACGGGGCGATAAATCTTGAGGTCGAGGAGACGACGCCGGAGGGCGTCGTCTGCCGTGTAATCGTCGGGGGCGAGCTTGGCGAGCGCAAGGGCATCAATGTTCCGGGAGCCGACCTCTCCGTTCCGACGCTTACGGAGAAAGACGTCGCTGACCTTCGCTGGGGCGCGGCCCATGATGTAGATTATGTGGCGGTCTCTTTTGTCCGCAACAAGGAGGACATTATCGAAGTGCGCCGCATCCTTGAGGGCGCGGGCGCGAACGCGAAGATAATCGCGAAGATGGAGACAAGGCAGTCGGTGGAAAATATCGACGAGATACTCTCGGTCGTCGACGGCATGATGGTGGCGCGCGGAGACCTCGGCGTTGAGATGAATACTGAGGATGTGCCGATGGTCCAGAAGGAGATCATCGAGAAGTGCCGCGTGCAGGGCAAGCCCGTGATCGTCGCGACCCAGATGCTTGATTCGATGATACGCAACCCGCGCCCGACGCGCGCCGAGGCGAGCGACGTGGCTAACGCGGTGATCGACGGAGCGGACGCCGTCATGCTCTCCGGCGAAACGGCGGGAGGAAGGTATCCCGTCGAGGCGGTTGAGACGATGCAGCGGATAATCATCCGCACCGAGAAGGATACCGAGCTCTGGCGCAGAAAGCCGCGCACGATCCCGCAGGTCTGCGAGACGGCTGACGCCGTGAGCCACGCGGCGCGCGACATCGCGAAGGAGGTCAGCGCGGCGGCGATAGTGTCGCTGACTTCGAGCGGCGGCACCGCGCGGATGGTGAGCAAGTACCGTCCTCCCTGTCCGATAATCGCAATGACGCCCTCGCTTTCCACTTGGCGGCAGCTCTCCCTTATTTGGGGCGTAACACCCTGCATCTGCCCGATAACCACGGAACTTGAGAAGTCGGTCGAGAACGCCATATCGCTGATAAAGAGGGAATCTCTGGTCGAGAGCGGAGACAATATCGTCATCACCTCAGGCGTACCTCTCGGCGAACCGGGAAGTACGAACATGCTGAACGTCCTGCGGATCGGGAACGTCATCGGCAAGGGGATGTCGCTCGTCCGTAAACGGCTGACGGCGCCGGTCTGTCGGGCGGAGACGCCGGAAGAGGCGATCGCGAAGATCAGCGAGGACAAGATTCTGGTAATAAAGAAGAGCACAAAGGAGTATATCCCCGCGCTGGAAGCGGCGGGAGCGATAATCACGGAAGAAAACGGCCTTACATCCCATGCCGGCGTCATATCGCTGAACAGGGGCGTTCCCTGTATCACGGGAGTCTCCGGCATCATGGACCAGGTGGAGGACGGCATGATCATAACTGTGGATGGGATACCCGGATTGGTCTATATGGGAAGGGCCTACTGA
- a CDS encoding deoxyribonuclease IV: protein MARIGTHVSVAGGLDKAFARADALGCESMQIFTRSQRQWQSKPVSLQEAEDFYRAWQGSSVETVVSHASYLINIASSDAEMLAKSRRALREEAERCHQLGITDIVLHPGFAKEATTEEAIGGIVDSLLWLFEDTQGYKVRVLLETMAGQGTVIGADFAHFARIGEMMNWHPRLAFCVDTCHVFAAGYDLRSAEAYERFISIVDKHIGTDNVLCWHLNDSKAAKGTHIDRHAHLGEGEIGLHPFALLMNDDRFENIPTILETPKEGVGDVGNLAFLRKVRGE from the coding sequence ATGGCCCGTATCGGGACTCACGTCTCGGTAGCCGGCGGACTGGACAAAGCCTTTGCGCGCGCGGACGCCCTGGGCTGCGAGTCGATGCAGATATTCACCCGCAGCCAGCGCCAGTGGCAGAGCAAGCCGGTATCTCTCCAGGAGGCGGAGGATTTCTATCGCGCCTGGCAGGGGTCCTCTGTTGAGACCGTCGTCTCCCACGCCTCGTACCTGATAAATATCGCCTCCTCGGACGCGGAGATGCTCGCCAAAAGCAGGCGGGCCCTGCGCGAGGAGGCGGAGCGGTGCCACCAGCTGGGAATAACGGATATCGTGCTCCATCCCGGATTTGCGAAAGAGGCGACTACGGAGGAGGCGATCGGCGGCATAGTCGATTCGCTGCTCTGGCTCTTTGAAGATACGCAGGGCTATAAGGTGCGCGTTCTGCTTGAGACGATGGCGGGCCAGGGCACGGTGATCGGCGCCGATTTTGCCCATTTCGCGCGGATCGGTGAGATGATGAACTGGCATCCCCGCCTCGCCTTTTGTGTGGATACCTGCCACGTATTCGCGGCGGGCTACGATCTTCGCTCCGCGGAGGCCTACGAGCGGTTTATCTCGATTGTAGACAAGCACATCGGGACCGATAACGTCCTCTGCTGGCACCTCAACGACAGCAAGGCCGCGAAGGGGACGCATATTGACCGCCATGCTCATCTGGGCGAGGGCGAGATCGGTCTGCATCCATTCGCTCTGCTGATGAACGACGACCGTTTTGAGAATATCCCGACCATTCTTGAGACGCCCAAAGAGGGCGTCGGTGACGTCGGCAATCTCGCTTTTCTGCGAAAGGTTCGCGGCGAATGA
- the cdaA gene encoding diadenylate cyclase CdaA → MAFFDLRWQDFLDILIVAFLIYRVLMLLVGTRAMQLLRGVLIIGFIGAVANILELRSLSWIIGKMLGAFIIVVPVLFQPELRHMLEELGKGHLWKVGRNEEDIDLRAEQLSKALTYCKSQRIGALCVLQRDTSLKEVWRTAVMLKADITEELLISIFWPGTPLHDGAVVMDQQSIVAAGCYLPLTEKTDISRWYGTRHRAALGVTEMSDAIALVVSEERGEITAAVAGHFSKPLSEAQLKKICNHYFSFESKESNFMDRLREEIQQQWAGGDKNV, encoded by the coding sequence TTGGCTTTTTTTGACCTGCGTTGGCAGGATTTTCTTGATATCCTGATAGTAGCCTTTTTGATTTACAGGGTCCTTATGCTGTTGGTCGGTACGCGCGCGATGCAGCTTCTGCGCGGAGTGCTCATCATCGGCTTTATCGGGGCGGTGGCGAATATCCTTGAGCTGCGCAGCCTCTCATGGATCATCGGGAAGATGCTCGGCGCCTTTATCATCGTTGTGCCGGTACTCTTTCAGCCGGAGCTGCGCCACATGCTGGAGGAGCTCGGCAAGGGCCATCTCTGGAAGGTGGGCAGGAATGAAGAGGACATCGACCTGCGCGCCGAACAGCTCTCAAAGGCGCTGACCTACTGCAAATCCCAGCGCATCGGCGCGCTCTGCGTGCTCCAGCGCGATACGAGCCTTAAAGAGGTATGGCGCACCGCCGTCATGCTCAAGGCCGACATCACGGAGGAGCTGCTTATCTCTATATTCTGGCCCGGCACGCCGCTCCACGACGGCGCGGTGGTGATGGACCAGCAGAGTATCGTCGCAGCAGGCTGCTACCTGCCGCTGACGGAGAAGACGGATATTTCCCGGTGGTACGGCACGCGCCACCGCGCGGCGCTCGGCGTCACCGAGATGTCGGACGCGATTGCCCTTGTCGTTTCGGAGGAGCGCGGGGAGATAACCGCCGCCGTCGCGGGCCACTTCTCCAAGCCTCTCAGCGAGGCGCAGCTGAAGAAGATATGCAACCATTATTTCAGCTTTGAAAGCAAAGAGAGCAACTTTATGGACCGTCTGCGGGAAGAGATACAGCAGCAGTGGGCGGGAGGCGATAAAAATGTCTGA
- a CDS encoding CdaR family protein has protein sequence MSDRRRMIEAYIIRKLRAVNERLVTLSDKFDYKGESVFQSKIFLVGVSIFISVLLWAFVALDGNSDAARTVSADIKYINLPRGFSIYAPTRKVELRIVGKINMLSSVQASDIVAEVDLANLQAGKYNLPIRLEAPSFARIRSWQPSVAEVEIYRHVERTLTITPKTEGTAPEGMVVSSVKLDPDSAVISGPENEVLAVQGLEAVVPLDKLDADGKMRAQVVFKTAAETSPAVPVQQSRRLSVSPTETNAVVAFENEIVGERIPVKVSVVGQPQEGLQVESIKVIPDSVSIRGRSTAVKKMQSLVLPPVDISGLDQNIQLMIPMQPAEIDPDVEITGTDRARVEIRLSKKMGVKTFTNVPLIVEGAEPGKEWKVSPHSVSVTIEGPQIAIDTLGGSSVAPCELYIDVSNIVSKQMELPVLVKNLKKDFQVVQIEPEQILATVVDEQ, from the coding sequence ATGTCTGATAGAAGAAGAATGATTGAGGCGTATATAATCAGGAAGCTGCGGGCCGTTAACGAGCGGCTTGTGACCCTGAGCGATAAATTCGACTACAAGGGAGAGTCCGTCTTTCAGTCGAAGATATTCCTCGTCGGCGTATCGATCTTTATCTCCGTCCTGCTGTGGGCCTTTGTCGCCCTTGACGGAAACTCGGACGCGGCGCGTACCGTAAGCGCCGATATCAAATACATTAACCTTCCGCGGGGCTTTTCTATTTACGCTCCGACGAGGAAGGTCGAACTGCGCATCGTCGGTAAGATAAATATGCTATCCAGCGTGCAGGCCTCGGACATTGTCGCCGAGGTGGATCTCGCGAATCTGCAGGCGGGAAAATATAATCTGCCGATCCGGCTTGAGGCGCCGTCCTTCGCGCGCATCCGCAGCTGGCAGCCCTCGGTGGCGGAGGTGGAGATCTACCGGCATGTCGAACGTACCCTCACCATTACCCCCAAGACGGAGGGAACCGCTCCCGAGGGGATGGTCGTAAGTTCGGTGAAGCTTGATCCTGACAGCGCCGTGATCAGCGGTCCTGAGAACGAGGTGCTAGCCGTGCAGGGCTTGGAGGCGGTGGTGCCGCTTGACAAGCTGGATGCCGACGGCAAGATGAGGGCCCAGGTCGTCTTCAAGACCGCGGCGGAAACGTCCCCCGCGGTGCCGGTACAGCAGAGCCGCAGGCTCTCAGTCTCACCGACGGAGACTAACGCCGTCGTCGCCTTTGAGAACGAGATAGTCGGTGAAAGGATACCCGTCAAGGTCTCTGTCGTTGGACAGCCCCAGGAGGGGCTGCAGGTGGAGTCGATAAAGGTGATTCCCGACAGCGTCTCTATCCGCGGCAGAAGCACCGCGGTCAAAAAGATGCAGTCGCTGGTGCTGCCGCCGGTTGACATCTCGGGACTTGACCAGAACATCCAGCTCATGATACCGATGCAGCCGGCGGAGATTGACCCAGACGTTGAGATAACCGGTACCGACCGCGCGCGGGTAGAGATACGCCTTTCGAAGAAGATGGGTGTCAAGACCTTTACGAATGTGCCGCTCATCGTCGAGGGAGCCGAGCCCGGCAAAGAATGGAAGGTCTCCCCGCACAGCGTCAGCGTAACGATCGAGGGTCCGCAGATCGCGATCGATACGCTTGGAGGTTCCTCCGTCGCCCCCTGCGAACTCTACATCGACGTCTCGAATATCGTCTCGAAGCAGATGGAGCTGCCGGTGCTTGTAAAGAATCTTAAAAAGGATTTTCAGGTGGTGCAGATAGAGCCGGAACAGATACTGGCGACTGTTGTCGACGAACAGTAA
- a CDS encoding phosphoglucosamine mutase has protein sequence MPEGKKRQFFGTDGVRDIANSGMMRPEPAMRLGAAYTLFLKRQGVEHPVIAVGRDTRRSGEMLQSALMSGIASAGGSAADLGVIPTPGVSSVAARNKFDGGAVISASHNPAEYNGIKFLDGNGFKLTDDDEADIEELFLNEKHLRFAAPTEIGGVSDGSEYREQYAGLLKEVIKEIEDTSYPIVIDAANGAASAFVEPLFSGWRGGVTFIGNNPDGVNINREVGVTHIGTLASEVIRRGASLGIAYDGDTDRVLLCDSRGRTLDGDIMLWVIGRWLAKRGMLGAGVTATVMSNMVLEDLLAEEGIKVFRCPVGDRYVLDTMRREGGRIGGEQSGHIIALEYANTGDGLCSGILFLKAVTELGEDISTLADRFERYPQVLRNMKVDDKERIMSSSEVAAAAAEAERLLAGRGRMLLRPSGTEPLIRIFAESRDAELMNSAADIMEAAIKKAVASHG, from the coding sequence ATGCCAGAGGGGAAAAAAAGACAATTTTTCGGAACAGACGGTGTCCGAGATATTGCGAACAGCGGCATGATGCGGCCTGAGCCGGCGATGAGGCTGGGAGCCGCCTACACGCTCTTTTTGAAGAGACAGGGTGTTGAACATCCCGTGATCGCTGTGGGCCGCGACACGCGCCGCTCCGGCGAGATGCTGCAGTCGGCCCTGATGTCGGGGATCGCCTCGGCTGGCGGCAGCGCCGCCGACCTCGGCGTGATTCCGACGCCTGGAGTCAGCAGTGTGGCCGCCCGCAATAAATTCGACGGCGGCGCGGTCATCAGCGCCTCACACAATCCCGCCGAATACAACGGTATAAAATTCCTCGACGGGAACGGTTTCAAACTTACCGACGACGACGAAGCAGATATCGAGGAGCTCTTCCTCAATGAAAAACACCTTCGCTTCGCTGCGCCCACGGAGATTGGCGGCGTCAGCGACGGTTCCGAGTACCGCGAGCAGTATGCGGGGCTTCTGAAAGAGGTCATTAAAGAGATAGAGGACACCTCCTATCCGATCGTGATCGACGCGGCGAACGGAGCGGCCTCGGCCTTCGTCGAACCGCTCTTCTCCGGCTGGCGCGGCGGCGTTACCTTCATTGGCAACAACCCGGACGGCGTCAACATCAACAGGGAGGTTGGCGTGACCCACATCGGTACGCTCGCCTCCGAGGTGATAAGGCGCGGCGCCTCGCTCGGTATCGCCTATGACGGAGACACCGACCGGGTGCTGCTATGCGACAGCCGTGGCCGCACCCTTGATGGAGATATCATGCTCTGGGTCATCGGCCGCTGGCTGGCGAAGCGCGGCATGCTCGGCGCGGGGGTGACGGCGACGGTGATGTCAAACATGGTGCTTGAAGACCTCCTTGCGGAGGAGGGGATCAAGGTATTCCGCTGTCCCGTCGGCGACCGCTACGTCTTGGATACGATGAGGCGCGAGGGCGGACGTATCGGCGGCGAGCAGTCGGGCCACATTATCGCTCTGGAATATGCCAATACGGGAGACGGGCTATGCTCGGGCATCCTCTTCCTCAAAGCAGTTACGGAGCTTGGGGAGGATATCTCCACGCTGGCCGACCGTTTTGAGCGCTACCCGCAGGTGCTCCGCAATATGAAGGTCGACGATAAGGAGAGGATAATGAGCAGCTCCGAGGTGGCCGCCGCCGCCGCTGAGGCGGAGAGGCTTCTCGCCGGCAGAGGGCGGATGCTGCTGCGTCCCTCCGGCACCGAACCCCTGATAAGGATATTTGCCGAATCGCGCGACGCGGAGTTGATGAACAGCGCCGCCGACATCATGGAGGCGGCGATAAAAAAGGCGGTTGCCAGCCATGGCTAA
- a CDS encoding UTP--glucose-1-phosphate uridylyltransferase, which yields MAKTMEYTPVRRAVFPVAGLGTRFLPATKDVPKEMMPLVDRPLIHHGVDEAVASGCTEIIFVTGQGKESIRRYFDPSHELVSLLRERGKGELAEVVENIHGLAKFHYAFQEKPLGLGHAVLCAEEFCKDEYFGLLLPDDVMIAHPTVLSQLEAVRKKYNSSVLCVEKVAESEVSRYGVVDAEEVEPGIYRVKGLVEKPKREDAPSNLAIMGRYLLSPAIFSHLKNLKRGAGGEYQLTDAISSLLGEEPVYAALYEGKRLDCGVKEGWIKATVVKALDDPELREIVLAAVRESGLI from the coding sequence ATGGCTAAGACCATGGAATATACTCCGGTCCGCAGGGCGGTATTCCCCGTAGCCGGTTTGGGGACGCGCTTCCTTCCCGCGACGAAGGATGTTCCGAAGGAGATGATGCCGCTCGTAGACCGGCCCCTCATTCACCACGGGGTCGACGAGGCCGTCGCCTCCGGCTGTACGGAGATCATATTTGTTACGGGACAGGGCAAGGAGAGCATCCGGCGCTACTTTGATCCCTCCCATGAGCTCGTCTCCTTGCTGCGTGAGCGCGGAAAGGGCGAGCTAGCGGAGGTCGTGGAAAATATTCACGGCCTTGCCAAGTTTCACTACGCCTTCCAGGAAAAACCGCTTGGTCTTGGTCACGCGGTGCTCTGCGCGGAGGAGTTTTGTAAAGACGAATATTTCGGGCTTTTGCTGCCGGACGACGTGATGATCGCGCATCCTACGGTGCTCTCACAGCTTGAGGCCGTGAGAAAAAAATATAACTCCTCCGTCCTCTGCGTCGAAAAGGTCGCGGAGAGCGAAGTCTCCCGCTACGGCGTCGTCGATGCCGAAGAGGTGGAGCCGGGAATCTACCGTGTGAAGGGGCTTGTCGAAAAGCCTAAACGCGAAGATGCCCCCTCGAACCTCGCGATCATGGGGCGTTACCTGCTGTCGCCCGCCATCTTCTCTCATCTGAAAAATCTCAAGCGCGGCGCGGGCGGGGAATACCAGCTCACCGACGCCATCTCGTCGCTGCTCGGTGAGGAGCCGGTTTACGCGGCGCTCTATGAGGGGAAACGCCTCGACTGCGGCGTCAAAGAGGGCTGGATAAAGGCGACGGTGGTCAAGGCGCTTGACGACCCCGAACTTAGGGAGATAGTGCTCGCCGCGGTGCGCGAGAGCGGTCTCATATAA